ttgttgttgttgtttagttgtgcccgactctttgtgaccccacggaccagagcacaccaggccctcctgtcttccactgcctcctggagttgggtcaaattgatgtttGACCCTGTCCAtcgatctcatcctctgtcgtctccttctcctcttggctttaaactttcccaacatcaaggtcttttccaaggagtcttcttatgagatggccaaagtactggagcctcagcttcaggatctgtccttccagtgagcactcagggttgatttccttcagaatggataggtttgttctctttgcactccaggggactctcaagagcctcctccagcaccacaattcaaaagcatcaattcttcggcggtcagctttctttatggtccagctctcacttccatacgtcactacaggaaaaaccatagctttgactatttggacttttgttggcaaggtgatgtctctgctttttaagatgctgtccaggtttgtcatcacttttctcccaagaagcaggcgtcttttaattttgtggctgctgtctccatctacagtgatcatggagcccaagaaattaaaatctgtcactgcttccatatctttcccttcaatttcccaggaggtgatgggaccagtggccatgatcttaatttttttgatgttgagcttcagaccgttttttgcactctcctctttcaccctcattacaaggtcccttaattcctcctcactttctgccatcagagtggtatcatctgcatatcggaggttgttgatatttcttccggcaatcttaattccgccttgggattcctccagtccagtcttccgcatgatgtattctgcatataaattaaataaactggggacaatatacagccttgtcgtactcctttcccaattttgaaccaatcagttgtttcatatccagttctaactgttgcttcctgtcccacatatagatttttcaggagatagataagatggtcaggcactcccatttctttaatgacttgccatagtttgctgtggtccacacagtcaaaggcttttgcatagtcaatgaagcagaagtagatgtttctctggaactctctggctttctccataatccagcacatgttagcaatttggtctctagctcctctgcccgttcgaaatccagcttggacttctgggagttctcggtccacatactgctgaagcctaccttgtaggattttgagcataaccttgctagcatgtgaaatgagtgcaattgtacaatagttggaggattctttggcactgcctttctttgggattgggatgtagcctgatcttttccaatcctctggccactgcagagttttccaaacatgctggAATATTGAGTGAAGCACCTTAACAATGTCACCTTTTAGGATTttcaatagttcaactggaatgccatcacctccactggcctccttgttagccatgctgtctaaagcccacttgacttcactctccaggttgtctcgctcaaggtcagaaaccacagtatctgggttgtccaggacattcAGATcgttctagtataattcctccgtgtattcttgccacctcttcttgatgtcttctgctacgagatccctgccatttttgtcctttgtcatgtccatctttgcacaaaatgttcttttaaaacctccaattttcttgaacagatctctggtttttccttttctgttattttcctctatttctttgcactgttcatttaagaaggccctcttgtctctccttgcaattctttggaagtctgcattccattttctgtagctttccctatctcccttgcattttgtttcccttctcttctctgctatttgtaaggcctcgttggacagccactttgctttcttgcctttccttttctttgggttggttttagttgttgcctcctgtacaatagtTATACTCAAATCTGGAGTATAAAGGCAATGAAAATCATTGCATTCACAGTCATATTTTCTGGTAATAAGGCTGTTCCTTTGCTCTCTACAGTTAGCACTTCCCCACTGGATTTAAAGGTGGGTAATACTTTTTACTGGAccactgaaaaatcataccaacTGCATGCTTTCATGggggaaaatccacttcttcaggcttaacACAACTCCATCATGGATAGTGCACAAAGAATGTGGACATGGGTCCAAAAATGGTGGTATGTGCCTGAGGGGGTGGTCCCAGGCCCCTCAAGGCCATGTTGTCCAGCATCCTTGCAGCATGGTTTGGAATCTTTTACATCCTGCTCTCGAGAACAAAAGGCTGCGGATTTCCctgtgatttctctctctctctctctctctctctctctccagatccCTTTAAATTTAAATGTGGTTTGTCCCTGTGTGTTGAATTTCCTGTTTTTCTGCATCCCTGTGTTTGCTCCTGATCCTCTGGCAGGATTCCCAGGGCTTCGGCATTTCCAGCCTCTCTGGCGCCACCTAGGGTCATCTTTGCTGAATTACTTGGCACTCTTGGCACATTCTTACTGTACTTTATTGTCATTTCTGGCAATTTCAGTTTCTTAGCTTTGCTATTAGACTCTCCAGTTCAATTTAATCTTCCTACAATAACACAGGATAATATGCAGACTCCTTCCAAATACGGCTCTATCAGATCCTACAAAAGTACATGACTAAGAATTGTTTCACCACAATCAACGCcaaaacatttaacttttgttGAGATATCTTGGTATCTCTATTGATATAATCAGTAATGGCTTATTCTTTGTCTGATTTTAAAAGCATCCATTCTCTAAtaagctgcttcttcttcttcttcttcttcttcttcttcttcttcttcttcttcttcttcttcttcttcttcttcttcttcttcttcttttaagattCCAGATTTCCTTTGCCCTGCTTTACCCACAAATTGAATTAATAAGAGAATCAAAAACTGAATTTACAAGATGTCCGGGGTCTAGACTATCTTCTCTTCGCGGCTCCTGCAGGCTTCTTCTTCAGGGTTCTTTTGCAGTTACTTCAAATAAACCACaagcttgcaaaaaaaaaggtcCTCATACCATTCTACGTAGAGAACAACTGGGCTaaataaaaatgagagagagagagaataactgGGCAGTAAAGCGTAGGGCTTCTCCTTCTTCGTAGTCTCAGCAAATGCACACAGATGGGTCTCAGTGCGCTTGTGCAGAGACTCTCAGAAATTGCTAGAGCTTTTACGCATGTGCGCTAGGACCTCCCTCTGGTTgtgctcagcccccccccccggggcacagagtgcctcagttccttttttttgccgctgcagcagcagcagcacctcagCTACAGAGCTATGCTGGTTTCTGAAAGTTTACTTACCTGCCATTCTGGTTCTTCGAggggtcctctgtgaatccacacgtccTGCCCGTCCTCCCTTCCGTCCGTcacccctttccttttttcctgcatgctcAGCAGCGCCGGCTGTCCTTCGGAACTGAGGCACTCTGTGCCATGGGTGAGGCACGGGGGTCCTGATGGACACATGTCAAAGCTCTAGAAGTTTCCGAGAGTCTCTGTGCAAGCACTCTAAAACCCAAGTATGTAAATTCTCAGATGACCCCTCAAAGAACCAGTGACCGATcagtaacctctcttttctggACTCCATTTTTGaagagtggaggaagaaaagtTTATTTAGACCAGCTTCTTTGAGCTCAGTGGGCTGGGAGGAGGGGGGTTGTGGTTCAAAGTGGTTTTTACTGTGCAAATCTAGCCTTTTTGACTATAGGGGAATGTTCACAAGGTGAGAGAACAGAAGAGGTTcctctcagcagcagcagcattagcagCAGCACTCTAAGGGCTGTGCACCCTcgcagtctccccccccccatggctgttCATCCCCCATTAAAGCAGGTAGAAGCAGTGAATACAAACCCTTAAGACAGGAaaaccccacccccccacccccaccggccTGCTTCTGACTGGAGAAACCTGTGCCtttggagggagggagctggGGAGAGGAGCCACAGAGccaggaaagagaagggaggCTGCCAGACGGGGCCCTGGGGAGGAGATCTGCCTGGTGACAGGCAGGAGGAAGCCAAGGCCAGGGGGTCCAAAGGGTGGGTTCCCCCACTCTCCAGATCTGGGCTGGGCGGGAGCTTCCAGgcagggcttggggggggggtccaggcCAATACCTTTTGGGATATGTAAGTGACAGATGTGAGGCTGTAACctccaaaataaatattaaagggtTTACTTTGTTTGTTGGTTCATTTTGGGTGCTCTAAGCATCTTTGGACATGTGAGGGAGGGGTCCGGCTTCACAATGGCTTTATATGACTGTGgtggccagtgtgtgtgtgtgtgtgtgtgtgtgtgaatcctgGCCCCCACCCTATCCAGAAACCATTCAAAGCAGCCCGTGTGTGGACTcatcccctctccctccctcccttctcgtCCTCCCTGTGGGCCTCCAGACCTCTGCACACCAAgacggagcagcagcagcagctgctgtgtGAGGAGCACGAGGATGAGAAGATCAACATCTACTGCTTGACCTGCGAGACGCCCACCTGCTCCATGTGCAAAGTCTTCGGGGCCCACAAGGACTGTGAGGTGGCCCCCTTGTCCAATATCTACAAGCGGCAGAAGGTACTGCCAGGGCAGCCGGGTGACTTCCTGGGCCCTCTGCCCTATGTCTCTTGGAGGGGGCggtgacccccacccccacccctgaccACTGGGATGGTTTCCCCTTCCATGTCTGACCTGCCTGCTGATGCCCAAGTCTCAGGTGCAGCTGGGCCGCCTGGTGGGTTCTGGAGAGAGTGACCCCAGGAACGGGGCAGTGCTTTGAAGAGCCCAGGGGCCATGAGGAGCCCCAGTGGGGAAGCCCCCCTGAGCCTCGGCCACCTTTCTTCCTGtgcctccagcccccccccccacatcatctctctctctctctctccatctctctctctctgtgcacagGGGGAGTTGAGTGATGGCATTGCCATGTTGGTGGCAGGGAACGACCGCATCCAGGCCATCATCACCCAGATGGAGGAGATCTGCAAAACCATCGAGGTGAGGCGAGGGAACTTAGGGTTGGGGACTCCCCTCTGTCTCTGGCTCAgcctggggtgggtgggcggcGGGGGGGTGTCTGCCAGGCATCCCAAGGGCTGGAGGTGGTTCCCTGGGCCACCAGCCACCCTCCTCCCTGGTTTGTCCTGAAAGGGGAGGGCTGGGGCTCGGAATCACCCCCCCAACCCTTGGgggtccttccccctccctccctccctcccccccttgcaGGACAACGCGCGGCGGCAGAAGCAGCACCTTTGCCTGCGCTTCGACTCCCTGTACAGCATCCTGGAGGAGCGCAAGAAGGAGCTGCTGCAGGAGATCGGGCGCGAGCAGGAGGAGAAGCTCCAGCGGGTGCGGGGGCTCATCCGCCAGTACGGGGACCACCTCGAGGTCTCCTCCAAGCTGGTCGAGTCGGCCATCCAGTCCATGGAGGAGCCCCAGATGGCCGTCTACCTCCAGGTGCCTGCCGGGCGGGGCGGCGGACCGGGCTGGGCGCCGCGCGCGAAGAAGCGGAGGAGGCGGCGGGCCAGCCCAGAGGACGCCCGGGCCGTCGgggacgcggcggcggcggcggcggggaggggcGGTTACAGACCTGGAGGcttctgatgggggggggagcaaaccaGGGGCTGACGGggcctctcttcccttcccttcctctccctgcagCAGTCGAAGGAGCTGATCAAGAAGTGAGTCCCCAGAGACGGAGGGGGCAAGTGCTTCGCCAAAGACAAACCCACCCGCCCCCGCGCGCGCTCCTTCATCCCGCGGGGGTTggcccagggagggagggagacagctCCAGCCCCCGCGCTCCCCCTTGGTCGGCCTCCGCAGaggagggaggggcaggggagaggCTCCCCTTCGGGAGGGGGCACCCCTGCGGCCCCCCTCCCGCCCGGCCACCTCTCCAGCTCTGGCTTCTCCctgggggcgggtgggggggctCTCCCTCCGCAGGATCACGGACATGTCCAAGGTGTCCATGAACAGCCGCCCGGAGCCCGGCTTCGAGAACCTGGACCGCTTCGCCGTCAGCGTCGACCACGTGGCCGAAATGCTGCGAACCATCGACTTCCAGACAGGTGCGGGCCGGCGGGCAGGTGCGGGCGGTCAGGGGCCCGGGAGAAGGGCTTCCGTCGGCCCACCTTCGCTGGGGCCCCAACCGGTCCCGAGAAGCCTCGCCGCGCTCTGCCCCGCCGCCCGGGCAGGGCGGTGCCCTCGGGCAAGGTGGGGACAGAAAGGGGGCGGGAGCGCTGGCGTTTCTTCGCTCCCTCCCCACCACATCCCCGCCACGACTCGGGTTTTTTGGTGCGGGGGGGGTACATTCTAAGTGGCAAGGCTGGGGCGTTTGGGATGATGCTGGAAGGAACCCCCACCCCCGTTTGCCGAACCGGGCGTGGGGTGACCCCCTACCCGGGGTTCCCCTCCCTTCCTGACCGGctccccttcctgcctccctcTCAGATCCTGCAGGGGAGGACGGGGAGCCGGAAGGGCCTGGCTCCGAGGGAGGGGGCGACGCAGGCGAGGAAGAACATCCGGAGGGGGCCGCTGGCGTGGAAGGTGAGTGGGGccgggaaggggagggagagggcaggAACTGGGTGCATGGCTGGCGCGGGGGGGGCAGCCTGGAGGAGCTTCCACGGGGCTCCGCGGATGGACGGGACTCCCTAGCGCCCGCCTGGGCAAGGAAGTCGTTCGCCAATTTAGAGAAGGGGagaggggtgggagtgggggagggggaggggaaacctCCGTCCGCTCGAGGAATGGGAGGAGGGACAGAAACGGGGGCGAGCTGGTCCAGGAATCTCCTGTGGAAGTGATCCCCGgccttcccccctctccccccttgGTCTTCGGGCTCCGGCGCCGGGGGCCAAGAGGGCGCACCTCATCAAGACGGCGAGGCGCCTCGGAGCCCTGAGCCTTCCTCGCGGCCTCTTCTGGCCTTCCGCTCCGCTCCTCTTGTGGCGTGGAGCTCCGTAGGCTAAGGACTGCGCCTCAGGTGGAGCAGGCCCCTTCGGGGTCATACCACAGCTGCAGCCCTCCCGTTTCGCCGGGAACTCAACTGCCCGTTTCACGCCCTGCGGGTTGGGCTGCTCCCCTTCTCAGGACCCTGGAGAGTGGCCGGGCTCCGTCAGTCCCTGGCGGGCTTCTTCCTCCTTCACCCGCAGAAGCTTCGCATCCAAAGGAAGGCCAGATGAGGGAGGGAAGCCGAAGGGGGCTGCCCGGAAAGAAGGCCCTCCCAGCTTTGTACAAGTGCCAAGAGAAACTtttgacaaccacctggcagacatcctttgatttgtatccctgcatcgagcaggggcgTTGGGCTTGGTGACCCTTCCAGCTTCACTCTTCTATGATTCTTTCAAGTTCTTTTGTAATCTCCGGGCTTGGACCCTCGTTTCAAGCCCTTCCTCCTTGGCCCACCGGGGAGACAGGTGCGGGAGACTCCTGGGGGCTGGGCTCTCTCCGCCCGCCCCGGCGCTCCTCTCATCGCCGCTTAACCCTCTGCCCGCCCCGTCGGGCCACCCAGCCTCCAGGCTCTGCTCTCAGGCCTCTCTTTCTCCCGTTCCCTAGATGGAGAGAACCTGCCCAAATTCCGGCCCAAGACAGCAGGCTCTCCACGTGGtaagtcccccccccagctctgctCCTACCCAGGGTGGGAGAGGAGGAGTTGAGCAGGGGAGGCGGGAGGGCAGGAATACGAGGCAGAGGCTGGCGGGGCGCGGAGGGGAATTCTTCCAAAAAAAGGAGGCCTGGCGCTTTTCCCCGGGCGCTGGGTGAAGACGGGATCCATCCTGCTGATTCACTTTGCCGCTCCAGGAGCTACAGCCAGCCCTCCCCGCGCCCTCACCTTCCTGTCGGTCACTATCCCAAATTGAAATGGGGGGGGTCTCACCAACAGGAGCAGCTGCAGATAGACCAGGGGGTGGGAGAAGCGGACTCCGCTCTGCCGATCCCGCTCCCTCCCCTAGAATAAAAAGGCTCTTCCTCAGGGGCACCCTATATCTGACCCCAAGGCAGGATCGGGCCTTTGGGGGGGCAGCTGTTCCCTGCGGCCGGCCCcatcgccccctctggccttcctTGGGGACCCTTTCACCTGGAGTCACGCCGCGGTCCTTCTGGCGCCGGATCCCGAAGGGCCAGCTACGGGGCGCTGCCGGCTTCTGAGGGCGCCTCTTGTCTCGCCCGCAGGCCAGCACTGAGGCGCGGCTGCCCAGACATCGGGAGAAGGAGCGGCGCCCCCCTTCCCCAGGGGTGGCCGAGGGGTGGCCGAAGCCGCTgctgcccccaccccttcgcCGCCCCCTTGCTTTTGAGCTGCTGAGAAGAATAAAGCGGTCCCTTCTTTGCCGAAGGAATGTCGGGCAAATTCCTCTTTTTGTGGGACCCCAGCTTGGAGGGTGGGAGAAACCTGCCGGTGGGGCTTCGGGTGGTGAGGCAgcttgacgggggggggggcgaagcgGAGGACCAGGGAGCCGGCGGCAAGCAGCCCCACTGACCACCACCCCGGTTTGTGTCCAGGAGAGAGGAGGCTGCGCAAGCGGGAGCTCAGCTACTTCGCCCCGCCTTGCGCCCGCCAAGTAGGCTCCCGCAAGGGCCCGGGGGCCCGTCGAGTTCCTCTGCAAACGCCTCCCTCCCTCAATGAgaaggaaaagtgtgtgtgtgtagggaagAGGTGTGAGGGAGACGCGCAGCAGAAGCAcaagagtagaccattggtctagatgggcgggttataaatctaatgaaataaaaattattttatactCCCAAACAAGGGACTGggaaggagggtgtgtgtgtgtgtgaatgtgagtGCGGGCAGCTTAAAGGGACCCCCGGGACGACTCCCCCCTCATTTCATTTCCACGCCTTCCTTTCTTCAGCGTGACCTTAGAGTAGACTGTGGGAGGGCAATGGGGGCGGCTCGCCTCCAATATTTCAAAGGGAGGCCACTCACCCCCGTCCCATCACGAGCC
The Pogona vitticeps strain Pit_001003342236 chromosome 1, PviZW2.1, whole genome shotgun sequence genome window above contains:
- the TRIM54 gene encoding tripartite motif-containing protein 54; the protein is MNFAVGFKPMLGTSQSMDNLEKQLICPICLEMFTKPVVILPCQHNLCRKCANDIFQASNPLWQSRGSTSVSSGGRFRCPSCRHEVVLDRHGVYGLQRNLLVENIIDIYKQESSRPLHTKTEQQQQLLCEEHEDEKINIYCLTCETPTCSMCKVFGAHKDCEVAPLSNIYKRQKGELSDGIAMLVAGNDRIQAIITQMEEICKTIEDNARRQKQHLCLRFDSLYSILEERKKELLQEIGREQEEKLQRVRGLIRQYGDHLEVSSKLVESAIQSMEEPQMAVYLQQSKELIKKITDMSKVSMNSRPEPGFENLDRFAVSVDHVAEMLRTIDFQTDPAGEDGEPEGPGSEGGGDAGEEEHPEGAAGVEDGENLPKFRPKTAGSPRGQH